Proteins encoded within one genomic window of Chlorobaculum sp. MV4-Y:
- the rimM gene encoding ribosome maturation factor RimM (Essential for efficient processing of 16S rRNA): MELFLTGVVLKPKGLKGELKVKPVTDFPESFLRRREYYVGKTPKDVVLRKVQSASFHQGFAWLVLEGAGSREDAEALAGCGLYVTRDALESMPDDRAYIHELIGLEVFDEAEGRVGKVSDVLQMPAHDVYEVDTGNRKVLIPAVEDFITETDLQKGIVTLRRFKEFL; encoded by the coding sequence GTGGAACTGTTTCTGACAGGCGTCGTCCTGAAGCCCAAAGGGTTAAAAGGCGAACTCAAAGTGAAGCCGGTGACCGACTTTCCGGAGAGCTTTCTGAGGCGCCGGGAGTATTATGTCGGCAAAACGCCGAAAGATGTCGTGCTTCGCAAGGTGCAGTCAGCCAGCTTTCATCAGGGTTTTGCCTGGCTTGTGCTCGAAGGCGCCGGCTCGCGCGAAGATGCGGAAGCCCTCGCCGGGTGCGGACTCTACGTGACAAGGGATGCTTTGGAATCTATGCCGGACGACCGGGCATACATTCATGAGCTGATCGGTCTGGAGGTGTTCGACGAAGCGGAGGGGCGTGTCGGCAAGGTCAGCGATGTGTTGCAGATGCCCGCACACGACGTGTACGAAGTCGATACTGGTAACAGGAAAGTGCTAATACCGGCAGTGGAGGATTTTATCACTGAAACCGATCTCCAAAAAGGGATCGTGACGTTGCGCAGATTCAAAGAATTTTTGTAA
- the rpsP gene encoding 30S ribosomal protein S16, with product MVKIRLKRAGRKKMPFYQIVAADGRAPRDGKFLEVVGHYNPTAKPHTVTIEKDRVAYWLNVGAQPTDTVHSLIRGTGLFHEMNLKRRGLSESDIAAQMEAWQQKEAERRQKRLNAKLRRRQAKKAAEAAGSAEG from the coding sequence TTGGTTAAGATCAGATTGAAAAGAGCCGGAAGGAAAAAGATGCCGTTCTACCAGATCGTTGCTGCCGACGGGCGCGCGCCGAGAGATGGCAAGTTTCTTGAAGTGGTCGGCCACTACAACCCGACCGCCAAGCCGCATACCGTGACCATCGAAAAAGATCGCGTGGCATACTGGCTGAACGTTGGCGCTCAGCCGACCGATACCGTCCACAGCCTTATCCGTGGTACCGGTCTGTTTCACGAAATGAACCTGAAGCGTCGCGGTCTCAGCGAGAGTGATATTGCCGCCCAGATGGAAGCGTGGCAGCAGAAAGAGGCCGAGCGCCGTCAGAAGCGTCTTAACGCCAAACTCCGCCGCCGTCAGGCCAAGAAAGCTGCTGAAGCCGCCGGTTCTGCCGAAGGCTGA
- the ffh gene encoding signal recognition particle protein has translation MFDNLSDKLELTFKKLAGQATINEVNIGIAMRDIKRALLSADVNYKVAKKLVEDIREKSLGESVIKSVSPAQMIVKIVNDELTEIMGGENQPLNLPPKKIPAIVMVAGLQGSGKTTFCAKLAKRLKKNGKNPILVAADVYRPAAVEQLKTLGEQIDVPVFSVEEQDAMKAALGGLEAAKAGAKDVVIVDTAGRLQIDEAMMAEAEALKNRLSPDELLFVVDSMMGQEAVNTAKAFNDRLDFDGVVLTKLDGDARGGAALSIRQVVEKPIKFMSVGEKVDDLDVFYPDRMAQRILGMGDIVSFVEKAQEALDLEKTMAMQSKLMKNEFDLDDFFDQLQQLKKMGSIQGLIEMVPGLNKMVPKQDLENINFKPIEAMISSMTKQERKHPEIINGSRRQRIALGSGTRVQEVNMLLKQFAEMKKMMRSVNRLAKSGRKITTENLALDKFLKR, from the coding sequence ATGTTCGACAATCTCAGTGACAAACTTGAGCTGACCTTTAAAAAACTCGCCGGTCAGGCGACGATCAACGAAGTCAACATCGGTATCGCGATGCGCGACATCAAGCGCGCCCTCTTGAGCGCCGATGTCAACTACAAGGTTGCCAAAAAGCTGGTCGAGGATATCAGGGAGAAGTCGTTGGGTGAGTCGGTCATCAAGAGTGTCTCTCCGGCGCAGATGATCGTCAAGATCGTCAATGACGAGCTGACCGAGATCATGGGCGGTGAGAACCAGCCGCTGAACCTGCCTCCGAAGAAAATTCCCGCCATCGTGATGGTTGCCGGTCTCCAGGGTTCCGGTAAAACCACCTTCTGCGCAAAGCTGGCCAAGCGCCTCAAGAAGAACGGCAAGAATCCGATTCTTGTGGCAGCCGACGTGTACCGTCCCGCGGCGGTCGAGCAGCTCAAGACGCTCGGCGAGCAGATCGATGTGCCGGTGTTCTCGGTCGAAGAGCAGGACGCAATGAAGGCTGCGCTTGGTGGTCTCGAAGCTGCCAAAGCCGGGGCGAAAGATGTTGTGATCGTTGATACTGCCGGTCGTTTGCAGATCGACGAAGCGATGATGGCCGAGGCTGAAGCACTCAAAAACCGCCTCAGTCCTGACGAGCTTTTGTTCGTTGTCGATTCAATGATGGGTCAGGAGGCGGTTAACACCGCCAAGGCGTTCAACGATCGGCTTGATTTTGACGGCGTCGTGCTTACCAAGCTTGATGGCGATGCACGTGGTGGTGCAGCTCTGTCGATTCGCCAGGTGGTCGAAAAGCCGATCAAGTTCATGAGCGTCGGCGAGAAGGTCGATGATCTCGACGTTTTCTACCCGGATCGCATGGCCCAGAGGATTCTCGGCATGGGCGATATCGTCAGCTTCGTCGAAAAGGCGCAGGAGGCGCTTGACCTCGAAAAGACAATGGCGATGCAGTCGAAGCTCATGAAGAACGAGTTCGACCTCGACGACTTTTTCGATCAGCTCCAGCAGCTCAAGAAGATGGGCTCGATCCAGGGGCTCATCGAAATGGTGCCCGGGCTGAACAAGATGGTGCCAAAGCAGGATCTCGAAAACATCAACTTCAAGCCTATTGAGGCGATGATCTCCTCGATGACCAAACAGGAGCGCAAGCACCCCGAAATCATCAACGGCAGTCGCCGTCAGCGTATCGCGCTTGGCAGCGGCACGAGGGTGCAAGAGGTCAATATGCTGCTCAAACAGTTTGCCGAAATGAAGAAAATGATGCGCTCGGTGAATCGCCTGGCCAAGTCCGGCCGCAAGATCACCACGGAGAACCTTGCACTCGACAAGTTTCTGAAACGATAA
- the rfaE1 gene encoding D-glycero-beta-D-manno-heptose-7-phosphate kinase, which yields MTPEKIEQIFQSFKEKKIAVIGDVMIDKYIFGHVSRISPEYPVPVVDVNRESSRLGGAANVAFNIHALGADALLIGVTGDDAERRNLANLMTEHGLNPAMLAPDSTRPTTCKTRILSQNHHITRVDYESRTPVDAELEQVLFGMFMEIAGSVDAVVLEDYNKGVLTPSLIASVITACRQRNTPVLVDPKLKGFFSYGGCSVFKPNLSELAASLGIPVTNDDREVEQACLLLGEKLDVESLVVTRSEKGMTVYNGSFTHIPALSLDVADVSGAGDTVIGTLALGLASGLDLVTSTRIANLAANTVCQEVGAVPVRPDKLLSACLAHLQ from the coding sequence ATGACCCCGGAAAAGATCGAACAGATATTTCAATCGTTCAAAGAGAAAAAGATCGCCGTTATCGGTGATGTAATGATCGACAAATATATCTTCGGCCACGTATCGCGAATTTCACCCGAATATCCGGTACCGGTGGTCGATGTCAACCGCGAGAGCAGCCGGCTGGGAGGCGCGGCCAACGTGGCGTTCAACATCCATGCGCTCGGTGCTGATGCGCTCCTGATTGGCGTTACCGGGGATGACGCGGAGCGTCGGAACCTCGCGAACCTTATGACAGAACATGGCCTCAATCCGGCTATGCTGGCCCCCGACAGCACCCGCCCGACAACCTGCAAAACCAGAATCCTTTCGCAGAACCACCACATCACGCGGGTTGACTACGAAAGCCGCACTCCGGTGGATGCTGAGCTGGAACAGGTGCTATTCGGCATGTTCATGGAGATCGCCGGATCGGTCGACGCCGTAGTACTCGAAGATTACAACAAGGGAGTGCTCACGCCGTCGCTGATCGCTTCTGTAATCACCGCCTGCCGTCAACGCAACACTCCAGTGCTGGTCGATCCAAAACTCAAGGGCTTCTTTTCCTACGGCGGGTGTTCAGTGTTTAAACCCAACCTCTCCGAACTCGCCGCCTCGCTTGGCATTCCGGTGACCAACGACGACCGTGAAGTAGAGCAAGCATGCCTCCTGCTCGGCGAAAAGCTCGATGTCGAGAGCCTCGTAGTAACACGAAGCGAAAAAGGCATGACCGTCTACAACGGCTCGTTCACCCACATCCCGGCCTTGTCACTCGATGTCGCGGACGTCTCTGGTGCGGGAGATACCGTGATCGGCACGCTCGCACTCGGGCTGGCTTCAGGCCTCGACCTGGTGACAAGTACAAGAATCGCCAATCTTGCGGCCAATACTGTCTGCCAAGAAGTCGGCGCCGTGCCGGTCAGACCGGACAAACTCCTCAGTGCTTGTCTGGCACATCTTCAATGA
- a CDS encoding START domain-containing protein: MDVASALEGNWEFRVDHKDIKIFSSKISGSQVLGFKGEALFDAPLRKLISLFHDFGNYGKWVHQLSEMEVLHKSDDLDYVVRQVLNTPWPIPKREMIVRTALHASEEGALALTMTGIPDYVPSTPDFHRVREAWGVWILMPVASGKVHVTFVMHLNPGSDIPPALSNAALFEVPFYSLLKMRNLAQDPSYKPAWPSVVDNHVTIIEDVPDKH, translated from the coding sequence ATGGATGTAGCAAGCGCCCTGGAGGGCAACTGGGAATTTCGTGTTGATCACAAAGACATAAAAATTTTTTCCTCGAAAATCAGTGGCTCCCAGGTGCTGGGCTTCAAGGGTGAGGCTTTGTTCGATGCGCCTCTCAGAAAGCTGATCAGCCTTTTTCACGATTTCGGCAATTACGGGAAATGGGTGCATCAGCTTTCTGAAATGGAGGTGTTGCACAAGAGCGATGACCTTGATTATGTCGTACGCCAGGTACTTAACACTCCCTGGCCGATTCCGAAAAGGGAGATGATCGTGCGTACAGCCCTGCACGCATCTGAAGAGGGGGCGCTCGCTCTGACTATGACTGGTATACCCGATTATGTTCCGTCGACGCCTGATTTTCACCGTGTGCGCGAGGCCTGGGGGGTCTGGATATTGATGCCGGTGGCGAGCGGCAAGGTGCACGTGACTTTTGTGATGCATCTCAATCCCGGCAGCGACATTCCGCCCGCGCTTAGCAACGCCGCTCTCTTCGAAGTGCCGTTCTACTCATTGCTCAAGATGAGGAATTTGGCACAGGACCCTTCTTACAAACCGGCGTGGCCGTCAGTGGTGGATAACCACGTCACTATCATTGAAGATGTGCCAGACAAGCACTGA